In the genome of Calliopsis andreniformis isolate RMS-2024a chromosome 10, iyCalAndr_principal, whole genome shotgun sequence, one region contains:
- the LOC143184939 gene encoding protein snakeskin: MAAITRLSIIKFLELLIVCILIGLHYHSFNAGDQHTAMITMGTFGGYLIILVGLFAGSLMGTPVNRRVDLFFAIVGCVLFIVAGALNIDFFNKLYFKNSFRDTGLAKGSISIIEGALFLLDAFLTFRGEA; encoded by the exons ATGGCCGCGATCACAAGGCTCTCCATCATCAAGTTCCTAGAACTG TTAATAGTATGCATCCTCATAGGATTGCATTACCACTCCTTCAATGCTGGAGATCAACACACCGCTATGATTACCATGGGTACCTTTGGCGGGTATCTAATCATTCTCGTGGGATTATTTGCTGGTAGCTTAATGGGAACACCAGTCAACCGTCGCGTG GACCTCTTCTTCGCCATCGTCGGCTGTGTTCTGTTCATCGTTGCCGGTGCTCTGAACATCGACTTCTTTAACAAACTATACTTCAAGAACTCCTTCCGCGACACGGGACTTGCCAAAGGTTCCATCAGTATAATTGAGGGAGCTCTCTTCCTTTTGGACGCGTTCCTCACATTCCGAGGAGAGGCCTAA
- the LOC143185077 gene encoding uncharacterized protein LOC143185077 has product MSCDKDSCKSVLNKVFDCVNSGISWRISHIKSACPPKKKKTVTDENKKSCDESIGGVDPDYKRKKSYITPSQICPSTKRCCVIKMQDPCAPCCCEDIKPKLPPCPPKRRHCEPREPICGCDLCQKKGGNDKCCDRNRAFRGITLDPRYFEKA; this is encoded by the exons ATGTCGTGTGATAAAGACTCATGCAAAAGTGTCCTCAATAAAGTATTCGACTGtg TAAATTCTGGGATCTCTTGGAGAATTTCTCATATCAAATCAGCCTGTCCACCGAAAAAAAAGAAGACTGTAActgatgaaaataaaaaatcgtGCGATGAAAGTATAGGTGGAGTAGATCCTGATTATAAACGAAAAAAGTCATATATAACTCCTAGTCAAATTTGCCCAAGTACTAAACGTTGTTGCGTAATTAAAATGCAg gATCCTTGCGCACCATGCTGTTGCGAAGATATTAAACCAAAATTACCACCTTGCCCACCTAAACGCCGGCATTGTGAGCCACGTGAGCCAATATGTGGCTGTGATCTTTGTCAGAAAAAAGGTGGAAACGACAAGTGTTGCGACAGAAATAGAGCTTTTCGGGGTATTACCCTTGATCCTAGATATTTTGAAAAGGCATGA
- the Smurf gene encoding SMAD specific E3 ubiquitin protein ligase yields the protein MSNPGGSRRNGAMKIRLTILCARNLARKDLFRLPDPFAKITVDGSGQCHSTDTCKATLDPKWNQHYDLYIGKNDGITISVWNHKKIHKKKGGGFLGCVRILSNTIQRLKDTGYQRLDLCKAHSDDTDVVKGQIVVSLLSRDGHNGAVSNTVGHNAVVDVLGDLSCPTDLPDGWEERRTQSGRLYYVNHYTRTTQWIRPNARPNNGVIPTTPEPPPLPSSEPTSPSGSGSPPNLRTESPTRCTPEWNGEGTPSRTPSRDSSASNTPRNTSNQQQNRNQQNQHNTRNMTPASSRERRPIRVTDEQNGNQNGNIRSDRGANNGQPRRPNRSNRNRNNVMVNNERRYDPPQPPDLPRGYEMRKTQQGQVYFYHVPTGSSTWHDPRIPRDLPANELASELGPLPSGWEMRQTQSGRVYFVDHNNRTTQFTDPRLSSQIISNLLNRRQNNSITTNQVTSNSSNSTPAANETAEADTPASPSVQTNAVQQRPRTENGSNNNSPTLENTLSQNAQTVSELPKELMDNELLPKYKRDLVAKLKCLRAELNALQPQSGHCRLEVSRNEIFEESYRLIMKMRPKDMRKRLMVKFRGEEGLDYGGVAREWLYLLSHEMLNPQYGLFQYSRDDNYTLQINPDSGINPEHLSYFHFAGRIIGIAVFHGHHIDGGFTTPFYKMLLNKAITLTDIEGVDPELHRSLTWILENSIDGVLDATFSVEHSSFGVLKNHELKPGGKDIPVTEENKKEYVRLYVNYRFMRGIEQQFLALQKGFHELIPPQLLRPFDERELELVIGGLGTIDINDWKMHTRLKHCTPDTPVVKWFWQIVESYGEEMRARLLQFVTGSSRVPLQGFKALQGSTGAAGPRLFTIHAVDAPSENLPKAHTCFNRIDIPESYPSYQKMLDKLTQAVEETCGFAVE from the exons ATGTCGAATCCGGGCGGTAGCAGGAGGAATGGGGCCATGAAGATTCGTTTGACGA TTTTATGTGCCCGTAATCTTGCCAGAAAAGATCTGTTTC gcCTACCAGATCCATTTGCTAAAATAACAGTTGATGGTTCAGGACAGTGTCACAGTACAGACACGTGTAAAGCAACCTTAGATCCCAAATGGAATCAGCATTATGATTT ATATATTGGAAAAAATGATGGCATTACTATATCTGTTTGGAATCATAAAAAGATCCACAAGAAAAAAGGTGGAGGATTCCTGGGATGCGTACGAATATTATCCAACACAATACAAAGACTTAAAGATACAGGAT ATCAACGATTAGATCTTTGTAAAGCACACTCAGATGATACTGATGTTGTCAAAGGACAAATTGTTGTATCTCTGTTATCACGAGATGGTCATAATGGTGCTGTGAGCAATACAGTAGGTCATAATGCTGTAGTGGATGTTCTTGGAGATTTAAGTTGCCCAACTGATTTACCAGATGGGTGGGAGGAAAGAAGAACTCAAAGTGGACGACTTTACTATGTCAATCATTATACCAGAACTACACAATGGATTCGTCCAAATGCTAG gCCTAATAATGGTGTTATACCAACCACACCAGAGCCACCACCCCTCCCTTCTTCTGAACCTACTTCTCCCAGTGGTAGTGGAAGTCCTCCTAATTTAAGGACCGAAAGTCCTACAAGATGTACACCAGAATGGAATGGTGAAGGTACACCTAGTAGAACACCTAGCAGAGATAGTTCTGCTTCAAATACACCGAGAAACACATCAAACCAACAACAGAATAGAAATCAACAGAATCAACATAACACAAGAAATATGACCCCAGCGTCGTCGAGAGAACGACGACCAATAAGGGTAACTGATGAACAGAATGGGAACCAAAATGGAAATATTAGATCAGATCGTGGAGCTAATAATGGTCAACCTCGAAGGCCTAATCGAAGTAATAGGAATAGAAATAATGTAATGGTTAACAATGAGAGGAGATACGATCCTCCACAACCACCAGATTTACCCCGGGGATATG aAATGAGAAAAACTCAACAAGGTCAAGTGTATTTTTATCATGTACCAACTGGTTCATCTACTTGGCATGATCCTAGAATACCTCGCGATTTGCCAGCAAACGAATTAGCGAGTGAGCTTGGACCATTACCTAGTGGATGGGAAATGCGACAAACTCAAAGTGGTCGTGTTTActttgttgatcataataacagAACAACACAATTTACGGATCCTAGATTGTCCAGTCAAATTATAAGCAATTTATTAAA TAGGCGACAAAATAATAGCATAACAACTAATCAAGTAACAAGTAATTCGAGTAACTCAACTCCAGCTGCAAATGAAACTGCAGAAGCAGACACACCTGCATCACCAAGTGTTCAGACCAATGCGGTTCAACAAAGGCCGAGAACAGAAAACGGAAGTAATAATAATTCGCCAACAT TGGAAAATACATTAAGTCAGAATGCCCAAACGGTATCAGAATTACCAAAGGAACTAATGGATAATGAACTTCTGCCAAAGTATAAACGAGATTTAGTGGCAAAACTGAAATGTTTAAGGGCAGAATTGAATGCTCTTCAACCTCAAAGTGGACACTGTCGTCTGGAAGTCTCGAGAAATGAAATATTTGAA GAGTCATATAGATTAATCATGAAAATGCGACCAAAAGATATGCGCAAAAGACTTATGGTAAAATTCCGCGGTGAAGAAGGCCTTGATTATGGCGGAGTAGCACGAGAGTGGTTATATTTATTATCACAtgaaatgttaaatcctcaatatggacTATTTCAATATTCGAGAGATGACAACTACACACTTCAGATTAATCCAGATTCAGGAATTAATCCAGAGCACTTATCGTATTTCCATTTTGCTggacgaataataggaattgcCGTGTTTCATGGCCATCACATAGACGGTGGTTTTACAACTCCATTTTACAAAATGTTGCTTAATAAAGCCATTACATTGACCGATATAGAAGGAGTTGATCCCGAATTACACAGAAGTCTTACATGGATACT AGAAAATAGTATAGATGGAGTATTAGATGCTACGTTTTCGGTAGAACATAGTAGCTTTGGAGTACTAAAAAATCACGAATTAAAACCAGGTGGCAAAGACATTCCTGTAACTGAAGAAAATAAGAAGGAATACGTTCGTTTATACGTGAACTATCGTTTTATGAGAGGAATTGAACAACAGTTTCTGGCGTTGCAAAAAGGATTCCATGAATTAATTCCACCTCAGTTGTTAAGACCATTTGATGAAAGAGAATTAGAGCTGGTCATAGGTGGCTTAGGAACTATTGATATTAATGATTGGAAAATGCAtacacgattgaaacactgtacaCCCGATACACCGGTGGTAAAATGGTTTTGGCAAATAGTAGAATCTTATGGAGAAGAAATGAGAGCTCGGTTACTTCAGTTTGTTACTGGAAGTTCTAGAGTTCCCCTGCAAGGTTTTAAAGCTTTACAAG GATCGACAGGAGCTGCAGGTCCAAGATTGTTTACAATTCATGCAGTAGATGCACCAAGTGAAAATTTACCAAAAGCGCATACCTGTTTCAATAGGATAGATATTCCGGAAAGTTATCCGAGTTATCAAAAAATGCTCGATAAACTCACGCAAGCTGTTGAAGAAACTTGTGGCTTTGCTGTTGAATAA